A stretch of Corallococcus macrosporus DNA encodes these proteins:
- a CDS encoding DUF4142 domain-containing protein produces the protein MVKTNWKARAVTVAVVTGLMGFAAHANDESKQAKQEMKQGKAVGEAAGKRVQYVGKLAVFNNRQIEMARLAEQQASDPRVKEFATKLREDHEKSQESLRTWAQHQQMQISALNDSRQTSEEGTGGSGVQEGYDKKMKGADEKLGKAMDKTNEEITKLQSKQGPEFDKAFLSRIAEDQKKGKEILKEGRKEYKNDGTFLALLSDTETVVSNNEMQAKDLEKQMKK, from the coding sequence ATGGTCAAGACGAACTGGAAGGCGCGGGCGGTGACGGTGGCGGTCGTGACGGGGCTGATGGGCTTCGCGGCCCACGCCAACGACGAGTCCAAGCAGGCCAAGCAGGAGATGAAGCAGGGCAAGGCCGTGGGCGAAGCGGCCGGCAAGCGCGTGCAGTACGTGGGCAAGCTGGCTGTCTTCAACAACCGCCAGATCGAGATGGCGCGGCTCGCGGAGCAGCAGGCGTCGGATCCGCGCGTGAAGGAGTTCGCCACCAAGCTGCGCGAGGACCACGAGAAGAGCCAGGAGTCGCTGCGCACCTGGGCCCAGCACCAGCAGATGCAGATCAGCGCGCTCAACGACAGCCGCCAGACCTCCGAGGAGGGCACGGGCGGCTCCGGCGTGCAGGAGGGCTACGACAAGAAGATGAAGGGCGCCGACGAGAAGCTGGGCAAGGCCATGGACAAGACGAACGAGGAGATCACCAAGCTCCAGTCCAAGCAGGGCCCCGAATTCGACAAGGCCTTCCTGTCGCGCATCGCGGAGGACCAGAAGAAGGGCAAGGAGATCCTCAAGGAGGGCCGCAAGGAGTACAAGAACGACGGCACCTTCCTGGCGCTCCTGAGCGACACCGAGACCGTCGTCAGCAACAACGAGATGCAGGCGAAGGACCTCGAGAAGCAGATGAAGAAGTAG
- a CDS encoding ATP-binding cassette domain-containing protein has product MFLLEEVSKRFGAAQALHPLSLTLPKGATTVLIGPSGCGKSTLLRLLNGLLRPDTGRVLFDGQPLPRDADALLAVRRRVGYALQGGGLFPHLTGARNVTLMARHLRWPEARIRERLAQLMDLTRLPADALERFPGELSGGQRQRVALMRALMLDPDVLLLDEPLGALDPLVRHDLQTDLRGIFERLGKTVVLVTHDLAEAAFLGDGIVLMREGQVVQEGTLDALETRPSEPFVTRFIQAQRPLPLRRSG; this is encoded by the coding sequence GTGTTCCTCCTGGAAGAAGTCTCCAAGCGCTTCGGTGCCGCGCAGGCCCTGCACCCGCTGAGCCTGACGCTGCCAAAGGGCGCCACCACGGTGCTCATCGGCCCCAGCGGCTGCGGGAAGTCCACGCTGCTGCGGCTGCTCAACGGCCTGCTCCGTCCCGACACGGGGCGCGTGCTCTTCGACGGACAGCCCCTGCCACGGGACGCGGACGCGCTGCTCGCCGTGCGCCGCCGCGTGGGCTACGCGCTCCAGGGCGGAGGCCTGTTCCCGCACCTCACCGGCGCGCGGAACGTCACGCTGATGGCGCGGCACCTGCGCTGGCCGGAGGCGCGGATCCGCGAGCGGCTGGCGCAGTTGATGGACCTGACGCGATTGCCGGCGGACGCGCTGGAGCGCTTTCCCGGCGAGCTCTCCGGAGGCCAGCGGCAGCGCGTGGCGCTGATGCGCGCGTTGATGCTGGACCCGGACGTGCTGCTCCTGGACGAACCGCTGGGCGCGTTGGATCCGCTGGTGCGCCACGACCTCCAGACGGACCTGCGCGGCATCTTCGAGCGCCTGGGCAAGACGGTGGTGCTCGTCACCCACGACCTGGCGGAGGCCGCCTTCCTGGGCGACGGCATCGTGCTGATGCGCGAGGGCCAGGTGGTGCAGGAGGGCACGCTGGACGCACTGGAGACGCGGCCCTCGGAGCCGTTCGTCACGCGGTTCATCCAGGCCCAGCGCCCGCTGCCCCTGCGGAGGTCCGGGTGA